From one Mya arenaria isolate MELC-2E11 chromosome 4, ASM2691426v1 genomic stretch:
- the LOC128232664 gene encoding 2-oxoglutarate and iron-dependent oxygenase domain-containing protein 2-like: MGKFCICSCFLTQNIFVRILNCHVEYTCKAQFLQMYHQMLAEKSQSDLEQIILQISNEISRRKNLFSDSLERKSLIQQQYHNLHPHIFTLKESFLAPQFLQLVNYCRQEDATFEGVFHLINETNIERTYTFPVFTEEFCKEFLEEILHFEDSSLPKGRPNTMNNHGVLLEELGFDGFITELRERYLGPVCHLLYPDWCWAGLDSHKAFIVQYSEGGDVDLAYHYDNAEVTLNVALSPEGSYKGGDLFFGAMKNEFDNERLWKSYRHVPCFGILHRGQHRHGAYPIETGSRYNMIMWMRSSSVRNKKCPMCGSVPDLVEVDGYGDGFTSQTVDVCSLT, encoded by the exons ATGGGAAAGTTCTGTATTTGCAGTTGTTTCTTaactcaaaacatttttgtgaGAATTTTAAACTGTCACGTCGAATACACATGTAAAGCACAGTTCCTCCAGATGTATCATCAG ATGTTGGCTGAAAAAAGTCAAAGTGATTTGGAACAAATTATTCTTCAG ATTAGCAATGAGATTTCAAGGAGAAAGAATCTGTTTTCTGATTCGTTAGAGAGAAAGAGTTTGATTCAACAACAGTATCACAACCTTCATCcacacatttttacattaaag GAGTCATTCCTGGCCCCCCAGTTTCTTCAGCTGGTGAACTACTGTAGGCAGGAGGATGCAACATTTGAGGGAGTATTCCATCTCATCAACGAAACAAATA TCGAAAGGACGTACACATTCCCTGTTTTTACAGAGGAGTTCTGCAAAGAGTTTCTTGAAGAAATTTTACACTTTGAAGACAGCAGTTTGCCGAAAGGTCGACCAAATACAATGAATAATCATGGC GTTCTCCTGGAAGAGCTTGGGTTTGATGGGTTTATAACTGAACTCCGGGAACGCTACCTTGGGCCAGTGTGCCATTTGCTTTACCCAGACTGGTGTTGGGCCGGACTGGACTCCCACAAGGCCTTCATTGTCCAGTACAGTGAGGGTGGGGACGTAGACCTGGCCTATCACTATGACAATGCAGAGGTCACACTGAATGTAGCCTTGTCTCCTGAGGGGTCATACAAGGGAGGTGACTTGTTCTTTGGTGCAATGAAAAATGAGTTTGACAATGAGAGACTTTGGAAATCTTACAGGCATGTTCCCTGCTTTGGCATTCTTCACCGGGGTCAACACCGACATGGAGCGTATCCAATAGAAACAGGATCCAGGTACAATATGATTATGTGGATGCGCTCTTCCAGCGTGAGAAACAAGAAGTGCCCTATGTGTGGTAGTGTCCCTGACTTGGTGGAAGTAGATGGGTATGGGGACGGCTTTACATCACAAACTGTGGATGTGTGCTCACTGActtga
- the LOC128232665 gene encoding shootin-1-like — protein sequence MSRESPVVLPAGVEDGEEFDEPCKTTTLYCRPITLQEYEDQAETETQKAISGLIGYLDSNQQQFEEQLRRRKRQDLENGGLFSFVKVKVCDMIHGNNSPLLRVTEKEREKKLEELKRNMTKAFECSLETKGRRVSKRLEQKRQKSAVEITKKTSKQGSSKKSDKAIPPAAPPPPPVPPLLVNTATTPKLIVQRRKPFTPIENRLTEFKTPHAKKDSQQLNDTLGATPAVDVSLTSLHNELMSSHPWKRLKCVSDDKSPGGTPTTTRDRQRPTPLEPMHLALVNKFRNVRTPSPTIGLNTTVGSPSGFTPSP from the exons ATGTCTCGCGAAAGTCCAGTTGTTCTGCCTGCTGGTGTCGAGGATGGGGAGGAATTTGATGAACCGTGTAAAACCACCACCCTATACTGCCGGCCAATTACCCTGCAGGAGTATGAGGACCAGGCTGAGACTGAAACTCAAAAGGCCATCTCT GGTCTGATTGGTTACCTGGACAGTAACCAGCAGCAGTTTGAGGAGCAGCTGAGGAGGAGGAAAAGACAGGACCTGGAAAATGGAGGCCTCTTCTCCTTTGTCAAG gTTAAAGTTTGTGACATGATCCATGGAAACAACAGTCCACTGCTCCGAGTGACTGAAAAAGAGAGAGAGAAAAAACTGGAAGAGCTTAAAAGGAACATGACGAAAGCCTTCGAATGCTCTCTTG AAACTAAAGGTAGAAGAGTCTCAAAAAGACTGGAACAAAAGCGTCAAAAGTCAGCTGTAGAAATAACAAAGAAGACCAGCAAGCAGGGTTCAAGCAAGAAGAGTGATAAGGCTATCCCCCCTGCAGCACCACCCCCTCCACCTGTCCCCCCTCTTCTGGTGAACACAGCCACCACACCCAAACTGATTGTGCAGCGCAGGAAACCTTTCACTCCCATCGAGAATAGATTAACAGAG TTCAAGACACCACATGCTAAAAAGGATAGTCAGCAACTGAATGA CACACTAGGTGCAACACCAGCAGTGGATGTTTCCCTCACCAGCCTGCACAATGAACTTATGTCATCACACCCATGGAAACGACTCAAATGTGTCTCAGATGACAA GTCCCCCGGCGGTACTCCCACCACCACACGTGACAGGCAGAGACCCACACCCCTAGAGCCCATGCACCTTGCCCTTGTTAACAAGTTCCGCAACGTGCGAACCCCGAGTCCCACAATTGGCCTCAACACGACTGTTGGCTCCCCCAGTGGCTTTACCCCGAGCCCCTAG